The following DNA comes from Rhea pennata isolate bPtePen1 chromosome 7, bPtePen1.pri, whole genome shotgun sequence.
TCTAACTTCAAGCGCTGCGTAGCTTGAAGCgacaaaaatgtttgtttgccCCGGCCACACTCTCGTCcctgcccccgccccgctccgaAACTAAAaagcatcatttaaaatttcCCCCTTGAGTCACCCCCAGTTTTTGTTTGCGCCGAGCGGAGCGCCCAGGCGTTTGCAGTTCGCGGCGCGGGAAGAcgggcggcgccgcggagccgagccgagccgagccgagccgagccgagccgagccgagccgagccgagccgagccgagccgggggcgccccgctccgcccccgccccgctccgccccgctccgccccggcccggccccgttccgccccggcccggccttTATAgctcccgggcgccgccgccgccgcagcagctgctgcccggccccgcgctgtGCCGCGTCGAGCCGCCCCGCCGGTAAGTGCCGCCCTTGTGCCGGGCGTCGGTCCGCTGGAGTAACGGCGCCCACTGGCCGCACCTTAAATTAAAGCGAGTCCCGGGTGCGTGCAACGGATGTGTTAGAGTGCCCAGCGCTGTTCTGTGTTCCAGATTTTAGCAGCATACTCTAATTTTGACAAGAAATCAGCTGTACTGCTATTTGTGATGCTAAGGGTTGGGCCTGAGAAAGTAATTATAGTAATGAGTGACAAATTATTTGTAAGCTTGCAAAATATGTAAAAGGAATTATGCTAGCATGATTAGAGGTTGAGAACAATGCATCTACTGCAATATAAGCTTAATTTGAAAAGTGTGCATGTCTGAGTATCTGAGGCATGATTTGCTTGTTTGCATTATGAAATCTACATTGCAAAAGGTGTATCTAGGCCAGGATTTTTGTTTGGATCAggtctgcattttttaaatgaatctaCCGATCCTCTCCATTTCCCATGCGTTGGGTCATACCATGGAATAGGcttaaactgtatttcttttaagcAAGCTAAACTGAAAGATGCATTTCAGGTATCAGGGGGCACTCAGTCCATGGGACAAATCCTGAAGCATGTAGTGTAGAGCAGGTTGTCAGTGCCAGTTCTGTTCTGCATGCCCTCTCTGAATTATTGCATTGTATTACTTGCTAATGTAAGTATAACCACAGTTCCTAGGCATCTTCAGTTTCTCTTGTCTTTGAAACTGAGGATACTTTTTTTATAAtcccaagaaaaaaataaattcccatGACCTACACTGCAAATCCCTTTCTAAAAAGGGGGAGGTAAATTAGTGCTTCATAGCTTTCTCTCCATCACTTTTACAGGTTAGTTTAACTGTTGCTTTTGTGAAGATTGCTATGCATGCTTGGCTACAAGAGGCAGCTGCatataaagaaattaaacagtATGCTGTTGGCCTTAATACTATAAACAAGTGATGTAACCTCAAGACCAGATTTTCAAGAGTTTGCAGTGGTCAGAGGCACTAAATGAGGTGGCTGGGCCTATGCAAATGCCCAGCATCAACAAGCTCGAGTCAGCAACTATGGAGGTGCTAGGAAGAGAAGGAGCTTCCCTTTTGGATCCTTCTGCCCTAAAAGCACAGCAACTAAAGAAATCTGCTGACTTCTAGGCTAACTGTGTTGGTCTACACTGCAGTAACTACTAGTGTTTGGATTCTTCCAGTTTTCCTGTCTCCTTCATTTGAACAATACAAAATTTGattgtgtttatatatgtacaAAACTGGAAATAACAATCAGGTAGTCCACATTGAGTGAGTTCTTAATTTTTCAGTCAGCTGAATTGTGCAACATGTCCTGAAACCAAATGAGCACAGCAGAAACAAGAGCAAGCTGATGTTCCAAGCTACAACATAATATTAAATGCCTCTTACTTTcagaaccaaaataaaacagatagaAGAGGAACAAAGTGAGAAGTTACTTAACATAATGAAGTTACTCATCATCTGCACAGCAGCTCTGGCCACACTTGTCACACGACTAGATGCTgtaagttttgaaataaatgggGCCATCTACTTGGAaccacttctgttttttttttttttttttttccctgtattttgcCTATAGTTCTGCTTTGGATAACAAATTAACTTTCTGCTGTTAATCTGCTTTTTGCTGCATCTGCATCAGTGTATAGCTGCATATATACTTCTATGAAACATTTTGACCCCTCTGGTtttgcttctgcatttctgctctATATTAAGTTCAAGCTCAAATGGGGAGGATGTAATGCAGTAGCCCTTATATATTTCTTACTGCAGTTCACATCTGGACACTAAGTACCAGGAACTCAGTGGGGTTTTTATGGAGGCTGAAAACCTGATGCACTGGCCCAgtttggtttgggatttttgtttttagggtTGTTTGTTATGCTCAGATAGACTTCTACCTCATATTTACAAGGACACTCTGCAGAGCAGGTTCAGCTGGTAACCatataaacataattttaaactGTTGAATAGGAAAGTATGCAACAGGGAATAGAGCTTGGGCTCATAATATCAGGCATTGCAGAGTTGTACAAAAATTAGCAGATAATATAACCACATAAAATAAACTGCTTCCTTAAGtaatttttatgcctttttttcttcaggcttACAGTAAGAAGCACTACAAGCTACCACATAAATATGGACCAGAATACAAGGGTAAGTATCTGCTAGTTCTACTTCAATCTAAAACCAGTTTGTTAACCTGCAGTTAGCACACTCATACAAGAGGGAAGACTCTTAATGATACTTATTTTGCAGCTACATTTTACAATACTCTCTTTAAAGTTTTAACTCTGATTACTGGTGTCTCTCACTTGCAGATTGCAATTGTTTAAATGGAGGAACCTGCATTACCTACTACCTCTTCAGCCGAATTAATCGCTGCCTATGCCCAGAAGGGTACAGTGGAATTCACTGTGAAATTGGTAGAGTATCTTTTCCTACTTAATACTAACATACTTTATTGAAAAAGATATCaaagatgaaaagcaaatcAGGTATGTGAAGTGACAATTGAAAGTACTACAGATAAAAGTAAAACTGGATATTCTTTAGCACTCTATACTGATAGATTAGGCAAAAGAAATAGGTTATTGGAGCTAAGTCATGATCTCTGAAATCTTCTTGTCCCTATCTCTTCACTAACGTTTCAGTTTGTAAAATACGATGAATTTGTTTGGGTGTATCCAGAGGTGCATGAAGAACTGATTAAATAGTGATGTATACTGAAATTGTTAAACAAACAATACCTACGCTTTAAAACATACTTGGTGCAGAATACTCACATAAATTTaataagaatatataaaataactaGTCCAGATCCTGCATTACACTTGGAAACAAATGATGCACATGGATCCATATAGTTAGCTCTTTCAGAACAACTATATAATCAACTATGTCATGCTAACTTAAGTTTATTTTGCAGACACTGACAGCAAATGTTATATGGAGAATGGTGAGGACTACAGAGGAACTGCAACAGAAAAGGAATGTCTGCCATGGGACCTCCCCTCAGTCATCAGGAGGGATAGATACCACGCTGACTTGGAGAGTGCCTTGCAGCTTGGACTGGGCAAACACAATTACTGCAGGTAAGATAATGTATCGCTTTTCCtgtggtcatttttttttttcacattttcagaagtgcctcTAGTGATGGTACATGATTAAAGTAGTACTACAGTTTTTCCAGAGATGAATCtcaatttttttgaaatatttgaaacttCGCTCTCGGTGTCCACAGTTCTTGTTCTTCACTGAAGCCAATGGTACTGCAAAATTCCCAGGATGCCACAGTAATGGTTCTACAAGAAGTACTAGCTATACAAAATGAACTGCCAGTTCTGTGATCAAACATGTGTTGCCTTGTAGATTAATTTCTTTGGCGTATCTTGCGATCTTTATCCTTTTCAGAACAGTTAGAACTTTAAGATACTAGTATTTACAAACACTGTTTATAGTGGGGGAGAAAAAATGCTTCCTTTATCTTCCAGAAACCCCAATGGAAGGAGCAGGCCCTGGTGTTACACCAAAAAGAGGTTCAGCATTCAAGAAACACCTTGCAATATACAGAAGTGTCGTGCAGAAAGTGGTAAGTTACCTAGTTTTCTAGAAAACCTATTTCAGACCATGGTTGGTATTGCCTATTGTAAGCacatctcaatttttttttcctttcacagagCCCACCTGTGGTCAAAGGAGCTTCAGCAAGTACTTCAAGATTGTTAGTGGAAGCCAGGCAGAGGTTGAGTCTCAGCCTTGGATAGCTGGCATCTTCCAAAACATAAAGGGCACTGACCATTTTTTGTGTGGTGGCAGCCTCATTGACCCTTGCTGGGTGCTTACAGCAGCACACTGTTTCCATGCTCAGTAAGTTCTAGTACTTCATAGCTCTGCATTGGCCCTATTATCAGCTTCTGTCAACTGATTTCTTTGATAATGCCCACTGCGCTAAGCTAAACAGTCTTTATCCTACTGGGACTATCTTTTGATTCTTCAAAACATGAAGAATAGCTGTGATCATTAAGCTTTTGAGAGCCTAACTTTAGCAAAATgagctaggaaaaaaatgcaaagactttgtatagatatttttaattttgtgaaatTGGAACCAGGGTTTCATTCTCTTAACTATTCAAATTTAAAAGCTGTATTGAAAGGTGATGAGctgttaagaaaaatacatctaGTAATATCTTGTGGAAAACTAACTCTCCTAGATGAAAACATCATTGCTGATGCCTGGCACTAGCAGCAGCCAGGTAGATCTGCAGCTCAATATCTGAACATttagtccccccccccccttttttttaatggcaaatcAGGAGTCTAGAACACTGGATCATCTTTCAAAGCTCTAAATAgctaatttttgcttttttttttttgtgagtattgagcacaaaacagaagtcaaaGGTCCTTGACCTTGCTCTTGAAAAATCAAGTCTTCATGAATCTCTCAACTTTCACTCAGGTTAAAAGACAAATTGGCCTACAAAGTCTTCCTTGGAAAGTCCATACTGAATGCTACTGATAATAAAGAGCAAGTGTTCATGGTGGATGACATCATCTCTCATCCTGACTTTACAGATGAAACGGGTGGCAATGAGAATGATATTGGTAAGTGTCACCTTAATCATGTAACCTTCATAACCATCCTCAGGACTTTAAGGCTGTTAAGGTACATGTTAAGGTGTACTTCCACTAGAGTAACTAGAACcaaagagaagatgaagagaACAGGAGCCAGCTGCTTCTGAGACCTAAGTTTATAGTGAGCAATACTTTTTCCACTTAAGTAAAGGTGGTTTGTGGCACATCTCAGATGCAAAGTTCCATGCATTACCTGGTGCAGTCAGCTATAAGCCTGTCTTACTGCTGGACCTGCACAAGACACAGCTCTTGAATAAGCACCGGTGGCAGCACCCCATTCTTACCATCCTCCCAAGTGGAGGGGGCTGGCTATCAGCAGGAAGGCATGCGTACCAGCTCTGGGCATTCAGAATGGGGCAGGAATTCCTGTCGGCTCTGTCAGAAGCTCAGTATGCCCAGAACtctgctgtggggcagagatGTCACGACTATCTCCGCAGAGTACACACTGTGTATGTATAGTAAATCAAGACACAGCACGTGCACCATAGGTTTCCCCATATGTTAGGGGAATGACCTACCAGATACATGAGGTTAAGGTTACCTTGAATTAATCCTTTAAATATAGCTTGCACAAGCCCTTCCTTAAACCCATAAAATCACAGAGAGAGGGGTTTTATAACTTAAATAGATTTGTCACTTTTGCACATATTTTACCACCCCTTCCACATCCCTGCCATCTAGGGGGAGAAAAAGACTCAAATAGTTCCTTAAGCCTGACTGGTGAGTGGTATAGTAGAAACTGCCCTCCCTTTAGCAGGGCACTAGCGGCTACCCTTCACAGCCAGTCAGGAAATTGAGGTCTTGGAATGGTAAGAGGTGGttgaaaatctcttttgagAGAAATCTTCTCCTAGTTGTTTCCCCTTGCTATCCCTCCAGGAAGGAAGTTCAAGTTCCAGTGTTTGCCCACTTCagtatttgggggggggggggagggagggagagaaattaGCTTTCACAGTAATAATGACTAGTGTCATTCATTAAATGATGAGGGAAACCAGATGTAACTGAACTAGACATCATGATCACTGTATGACAAGCTTCCATTTTCAAAGAAGTCAAGAGGGAAAAACTTGCTTTACAAATCTAACTGTAATCTGCTCtgacctttttttccttagctttgATAAGAATAAAGACAGCTTCTGGACAGTGTGCAGTAGAAACCAAATATGTCAGAACAGTCTGCTTGCCAGAGAAGAACCTTCACCTACCAGACAATACCCAGTGTGAAATTTCTGGTTATGGAAAACAGGATTTCTGTAAGTGAATGATTTCTCTTACCAAAGCTGTACTCAAGTAACCTGGAAACCtcttatatttgaaatacaacAAGGAAAACTCTTAAGCATTACTCTGTCTAGTGTATAAAGCCTCTATCTTAGAGGTGAAAAACTTGACCAAAGCTGTGTCAGATCAGATCTTTACAGATTTCAGTAAAAGTGTGGGggtcttcccccccccccttttgaaagattaaaaatcaaGTGTACCTCAGGAATGGCATACTGAAGCCATATGGTTCATAATATGTAATAAGCATAGCACATTGCTCTAAAAGTGTCCAGTTTTACCTCTAAAAGTAAGAAATAAGTCTTCATACTAGTGTACTAATGCAATGCCTTATGTTCTGTGGTCTTCCTCCCCTCAAATGCATCAAGATGACCTTACAACACTTAGTATTGCTTATAGCAGCTCTTAAAAGTCACAGCTGCATTTGTGACTGTGAATACCAATAACAACCAaactcctcccttctccccccttccctcccccccccccccaaaaaaaaaagtgaggagaAGAACTGAAAGCTATGTTAAAGTTTTAAGCAAGGATTGTGTCTGTACAGAACTTAGCTCCAAAAACTATCAAATCTTTCTCTCTAAAAATTAGATAAACTTTATAGTATGCATTTGGAACACTTGGTTTTCACTTTTAATGAGTAAGTCTTAAAGTAAAACAGTGCTAGATAAACTGGAAATACAAGCCTCAAAACAGAACAATTACAGTCATGTTAGTTTCTTCTATCAGAATTAGCttgtgggtttctttttttttttaagaatgtttgttttcttcccccccccccccccccccccggagtATGAAAATGGTCTAAATAGCTATTTTGTTTGCAGATGACATCTTCTATGCTCAAAGACTGATGTCTGCCAACGTGAACTTAATATCACAGAGAAAATGCACACATGAATACTATGACAATATCAGAGTTACTGACAACATGGTCTGTGCTGGAGACTCCACATGGAAAACTGATGCATGCAAGGTGAAAActgggttttttattttgtaaaactgTCTTAGATCATATTTTTGACCTTAGTCTCTACACTTCACTGATCAACTGTTTGGTATCTTACAATTTTGCTAGCCAGAAGactctttatttaaaaggaattcAGTACCACCACTGGGCAGGGTGGCAACTAATTCCAGTTCTGTGACACAGAACTGAGCAGGTTGGCTTTGACCTTCTGTAACTAACCTAATACCTGTGATTATAACCATAGTGCAGAGCACTATGTACAAGGTGACTATTCCCTCCGTGCCCAGCTAGGGTGGCTTGGAGAATGTCTTACCTTAGAGACTATGTTCTAATTGCAGCAAACTGCTGAGCATTCTGTGCTACCTATGCAGTGTCCTCAAAAAGTGAACCTTAACTCACAGGTGTTTGTTACTTCtctttgttttagaaaagtaACAGTCATAGGGAGCCTATGATAAAGGCTTCATCTGCAGAAAACAGGCTAATGTATCTTCTTTCTATGGTCAGGGGGACTCCGGTGGCCCCATGGTCTGTGAGCACAATGGCAGGATGATGCTTTACGGGATTGTCAGCTGGGGAGATGGCTGTGCGAAGAAAAACAAGCCTGGCGTCTACACCAGAGTCACTCGATACCTTAGCTGGATTGAGTCCAACATGAATGCAGTACATACCAAAAGTCGTCCTCTCCCTGACCGCAAATGACCTTTTCTGCACGCATGGAGTTGAAGTACTAGCACCAGAAGAATGGGATTAAGCCTGTACTTGTGCCAGGACACTGAAGTCCTGTATGTCACTGAAGCTGAGTCATGTATGTTCCTCACTAGAGGCATTTAATTACAAATGCTCATGTCGTCTGCTGCTCATATCAGTGTTTCTGATGCACAGACAGTGACATATTTCTCTACTCTAAATTACCTGAAAACCACTCCAtgggaaactgaaaatatttaacatttaaatgagTATTCCCATGTATGATACAATACATATCAGGTTATCTGCCTGCTTCATTTATGAACCAGTGTGTGGTCCAGAAGTATTGGTACAGTTAATTTATTTAACTCAAGTGTACACTTTGTACATagactgtgtttaaaaaaagaactcgTCTTTCCTCTCATCATATTGAAGAAGGCCAGCACTGAAGTAGGCCAGCACTGAAGTCCTAGAAACCTAATCTGTTTAAACTAGTATGGCAGAGGCAATCAAGCTTTGTTGCACCTGAAAGCGAAGGAAATAGCAACAGCATTAGCTATTGCTAATGCACAAAGGAGGACTAAAATCTAGCCTGGAGCAATAGTTGTCATATGAGGTTCAATCCTGTAGTCCCAACATATATTTAAGGTCTTAGAGATGGCAATAGTAGCTGTGTCAGCATAAAAACCTCTTAAGGCACTCTACTCATCTACTTAAGGACTGTGATGCAAGGTACCAGACTCTATATTTTTTGACTGGACTTCCAGGTCACATCTGAAGATATCTGGGTCCCCTTTAAACTCTGATCCTACTGCCTTTCTAATGTATGTATGCACCTAGAAGAGGATCTAAGTACTCAAAGGCTTTTGGTAGCTTCTGATCAATCAATACCTATTGAATGCTGCAGATAGTAAATGTCAAACTATTGTCTATTCATAACTGATATTGTAGGGAAGCTACTTCTTTCTCTAAGACTGAtatgctggttttatttttttaaacttgtctTTGTTTAATAGATTGTATGAGGGCTGGAACctcaagttttatttaattatttttactatgtTTAACTTATTGTTTGTATTATGAATATTAAACTAtcattaaaacttttcttacatggatttttgttttacagaactTAATGCTCATTCCCTTTTTCAAAGCATGGTCTTCTACTTCCAGTAAGCTCAGGCTTAGAGCAAACAGCAGCTtgactttcttctctttatcaAGAAAGGGGGGCAGAAAAGGAGCTAATTACATTCTTGAATTTCCTCTTTACTAAAGCATTGGAGAAATGAGTGTCTTCTCCGGGCAGGAGTATGAGAGGACTATATGTCTACTAGTAAGTCATGCAGTGTAAAATGAATGATTAGTACCAGGGATAAAGTATCCACATCAACTGGCTGTGTTTCAGGGCTCTTGCCTAGTTCTGGGGACTTAGTATGCTGTGCTCTACCTTGCATGTTGAGTGAGCACAAATTCCCCTTTAGCTCCATTGCTATTCTGCAATGATatccttttttttggggggggggggggggcggggaaggGGAAGAATTCATTTCAGAAGTTCATCCGTAACTAAAATACTACTGCAGGTGTAAGAATGCAATATATTCCCTTTGTCAGAGTTGCAGCTATGTCATGGGAAGGTGCTAAAGGGAAGTTGTAGTTTTGGCTTTCCTTAGTATTTCTTTGTGAGCagtaattttggaaaataaatatattaaaatgtgaattCAAGTACTTCTAAGCATTACATTAGGTAGTGAAACTTATGCCTCAACAACAAATTTACTGCGGACTTATTTACACTTCATTTTGCTGTCAGTTCTTAAAGTGTAGCTAAAACAGAATCCAGAGTAGAGAGCACTTAGAACAAAGAAACACTTGAAGCCAATTGCATTTCCAGTTCTGGATAAATGTTAAAATTCTAAGCACAAACTAAATGCTcactgaatatatatatgtgaaaataCACATATTCCATTGCTTGGACAGGCCccccaaagcagaaaacattctCAAGGTCTTCTCTGTTGGGTGGTTGAGGGAACACAGgcttttttccactgctttgaCATCCTAAAGGGCATGCTCTGAGCCTGCTTTggctcttcttcttttttttttttttttttttttttttttaagggaactATAATACATAGAATTATTCCAACTGAAGAGAACTGAATGAGATGTTTTCAAGccaccttaaaaataatatataatctATAGAGAGTGTTTGTATcaaatttacagaaaacaatttgtGTTATAGCTTTAAGATGCAATGTACTTGGGTGATTTTTGTAAATGTGAAAGCAAAAGATCTGCATGTATCATAACAATATCCTGTCAAAACATTTAGCACcagaaaaatgatttctcaCACTGAAATGACCAGGATGCAACAAATTAGTGGGCTATTTAGCAGGCTAATTTCTGAAATAAGGAGTCCTGTTCATCCTACTCAAATGACATATAGACAGCAAGACTCTCATACTTATTGGTCAAAGGATGGCAGATCAGCCTGCCATTTTTagcctattttttaaaaagttagtaCCCACATGTTTTGTTGCTTACTCATCCCCTTTCACAAATATGGCATTTGGGTAGCACTAGGGTCAAATTACAGGACCTCTAGCACAATCAAATTGATTTTTGTAATTAGATCGTATtaacatttatttgcttttataaattacagttcatttaaaaattcagtaaaaactCTCAAATGTATATGTCTAATGCATATTCTTTACGAAGTTCTCATATGAAACCTTTTGGTTTCAGTCACTAGCTGCTTAATGAAGACTGATTACagatttcagaaacattttggaaGGCTTCAGCAAGAAATTAATTGTGACTTAAGACTGGTGCTCTGACTTTAAAGGAGCAGTATTTGGGAATGAATTGAATCTTtctaataatattaataattattagATAATAGATATTAGATAATAATATGGGGTTTTTGCCATGttacagaaatcaaaaaatataaacaagcCTCTGAAAAGGGCAaacttatttttccatattattcTCTTTGATCAAATAGAGGTGGACAGATAAAACTCATCAATATACTTATTGATGGCTTCCTTTCATAGCAAAACACCCGTGAATTCGGAGTTGTCCAGGTGCAAATTCCACCATAGCAATCCTTCCAAAAACTAAGGGAACATGCATCAGCTAAATTCCCTGTCTCCAAGAAGCACATCACCATTTGTGAGAAGTATGCTATGTCTTGTAGTTTATTTTAGCTTGGGTGCGCGAAGCTTGCATATTTCTGATGGAATGACAGGAATAACAACCTTAACGAAGGGAAGTCTTGTCCTTAAGACTCAAGCCTGACGCACGTAACATCTGGATTACTTCCAGCTCTGTTATTATTAAATCACAATGTCTTTATACTTCAatttcccatctgtaaaatgggtgGGACAGTATTTCCTCTCTCCCACAGATCTGTCTTGGTCTGGTTTCTCTGGGGGAGGGACAGCTGACAACTGCGCGAATGCCCTGTGATTAACATGCTGAGATCCCAGTCTCACCCAGGGACAGAAAGCATTGCTTAAACACAGAATGATTAGTGACACTATTGAGAACTCTTTGGCAATACAGTTTGTGTTTGGGATTGGCAAGCAGAAATTAGTAGAGGTTACCACTTTGTGTGTGGTATGGTTATTTGGTGAAAGCATGTTGTTTCTGGATTGCTGGTTAGTGTTCCTACAGGGACTTAAAATTGCACATTTTTCTGGAGAACCGGTTAGCGATATACTATGAGAGATTCCAAGATCAGAGACTGTCCAACATGAGAAAGAAGGTGTCTCATCAGTTATTATCTAGGTAGTAACGGACAGGACAACCTGACCAGTGTTGGCAGATTGTACTTTGGGCACAGAGTAAACCATAATAATACAAATAAgtagataaatatttattttattttagtcatGTCCTTTGGGATGCTACGGATTTATCACTTCagtatttgttcatttaaatatttatcaaagTATTAAATCCATCAGATTTGCAACAGGTGGAGAACATACACATATCATCAGGGCCATTGTGTGTTAGTGCCATTGTAATCAGCTGCATACCTCTCATTGACTTCTGTGGGCTTTTTCTACGAATAAAGTCAAATCAATACAATGTACGTTTCAATTTACTCCCATCATTATGAATATAGATAAGAATGAAGAAGTTTTGCATTTAAGTCTCCTTCATCCTGAAATTTAGGATGCTTTGCTAAAGTATGAATAAAGACAGGGACTCGAGAGCTGAGGAAATTTAAATGTAGTTTTGAGTTCTGCACTCCCAGTCCAAAGCCTCAGTATTTTTAACGCTCTGATTGCTCCTTATGTGTGCAGTATCTTTTATTCCTTAGCTAACGTTAGATAAACTGCCTGAACCAACATGAAATCTTTAAACGCACATATACTGTGTATACCTCTCTGCCTTGACTGCTATAATACATCATACACTCTCTTTTAATGTTCTGTGTATGACTTTACCCTAAAACCATGTTATCATCTGGCAGGCTAGTTATTAGAGCCTAGGGGAAAGGAAGGGCAGAAGATGAGAGCACATTTCTTGcaaaactttctcttcctgcaacAGAATACAAAggacatattttctttctttccctcctcacAGAGGGCGAGCACAGGATGATCCAGGCTGTGGGGCTGAGGAAGAGGGGCAGAACCAGCCTGGAGAGCTCTGTGTGGAGACTGCATGGAGTGTGGCAAAGAGCACTGTAGACCGTCAACAGAAATCCTAGGGAGAGGACACACATTGCTGAGGGGCTGGCCGGACTCTGTATGCATTCTGCATTCTTCCCATGCAGAAATGCTAGTTTGGCTCTGAATACACTATCCCGAATACCAGAAACAACACAGACAAGTTAGCATAGGATAATTATTCCTGCTGAGAAGTGGTACTGCATTGTTTTACTCAAAGGTTTccttattttaacaaatataattaacattatttttcccGTTGTTACGGTGTTGCcatccttcccctctccaacAAGCCTCACTGCAGACTGCAATACAATTTGGAACTAGATTATACTTCAGGTTTGGATCTCAGTAATGTCTCCCTATAGTAGTCCAAATCCAGACAGCCCTGGGTGGgcctgtttctgttttcctgtagcTTTCCTGGAAGGTACATCAGGATAGTGAAGCACATC
Coding sequences within:
- the PLAU gene encoding urokinase-type plasminogen activator: MKLLIICTAALATLVTRLDAAYSKKHYKLPHKYGPEYKDCNCLNGGTCITYYLFSRINRCLCPEGYSGIHCEIDTDSKCYMENGEDYRGTATEKECLPWDLPSVIRRDRYHADLESALQLGLGKHNYCRNPNGRSRPWCYTKKRFSIQETPCNIQKCRAESEPTCGQRSFSKYFKIVSGSQAEVESQPWIAGIFQNIKGTDHFLCGGSLIDPCWVLTAAHCFHAQLKDKLAYKVFLGKSILNATDNKEQVFMVDDIISHPDFTDETGGNENDIALIRIKTASGQCAVETKYVRTVCLPEKNLHLPDNTQCEISGYGKQDFYDIFYAQRLMSANVNLISQRKCTHEYYDNIRVTDNMVCAGDSTWKTDACKGDSGGPMVCEHNGRMMLYGIVSWGDGCAKKNKPGVYTRVTRYLSWIESNMNAVHTKSRPLPDRK